A stretch of the Flavobacterium aquiphilum genome encodes the following:
- a CDS encoding nucleotidyl transferase AbiEii/AbiGii toxin family protein, giving the protein MHDYLHNHKNFRDLLRILGAELNIEPGLVEKDYWITHVLYGLKQQRLQFELKGGTSLSKGYGIIHRFSEDIDIHIKPPAEMEINENPNNNKPRNIQKRKDFYDSLANDIEINGIIR; this is encoded by the coding sequence ATGCATGACTACTTACACAACCATAAAAATTTCCGTGATCTGCTCCGTATTCTAGGGGCAGAATTAAATATAGAACCTGGTCTTGTCGAAAAAGACTATTGGATTACGCATGTGCTATATGGGTTAAAACAACAAAGGTTACAATTTGAGCTCAAAGGAGGTACATCTCTATCCAAGGGTTACGGAATCATACACCGTTTTTCTGAAGACATCGACATCCATATCAAGCCACCGGCCGAAATGGAAATCAATGAAAACCCAAACAACAATAAGCCACGAAATATCCAAAAGAGGAAAGACTTTTACGATAGTTTGGCAAACGATATTGAAATAAACGGCATTATACGGTAG
- a CDS encoding XRE family transcriptional regulator → MSLFSDNIRSLRLKKKISQEKLAESLMITRGRYVKYEDGTSEAPYDILKKIAHYHHISIDLLLSVDVRKIPLDDLLQLEDNRLVLPITVDREGENYIEVVTQKVKAGYLNGYADPEYIESLQQISLPFLGPGKYRGFPVEGDSMPPHEDGSIIIGRYVERLGEVMDGKTYIFITKSEGMVYKRLNKNKKNALVLESDNSSYPAYEVKASDILEIWEYACNIGRNDKRTEITDLETLRDMILGLKGDIQDLKK, encoded by the coding sequence ATGTCTTTATTTTCGGACAACATCAGAAGCCTCAGGCTAAAAAAGAAAATTTCACAGGAGAAATTGGCTGAAAGCCTGATGATCACCAGGGGGAGATACGTCAAATACGAAGACGGAACTTCGGAAGCCCCTTATGATATACTAAAAAAAATAGCCCATTACCACCACATCAGCATTGATTTGTTGTTATCGGTGGACGTGCGGAAAATACCGCTGGACGATTTGTTACAACTAGAAGACAACCGCTTGGTGCTTCCCATCACCGTCGATAGGGAAGGGGAGAATTATATTGAGGTGGTGACCCAAAAAGTGAAGGCAGGTTATTTGAATGGCTATGCCGATCCGGAATATATTGAAAGCCTGCAACAGATTTCTTTGCCTTTTTTAGGCCCCGGAAAATACAGGGGCTTTCCTGTTGAGGGGGATTCAATGCCGCCCCATGAAGACGGTTCTATTATTATTGGGCGTTATGTAGAACGATTGGGGGAAGTTATGGATGGCAAAACTTATATCTTCATTACCAAAAGTGAGGGGATGGTGTATAAACGGCTCAATAAAAACAAAAAAAACGCACTGGTTTTGGAATCGGACAATAGTTCTTATCCTGCCTATGAAGTAAAGGCTTCCGATATACTGGAGATTTGGGAGTATGCCTGTAATATCGGACGCAATGACAAAAGAACAGAAATCACCGATTTGGAAACTTTAAGGGATATGATTTTGGGTTTGAAGGGAGATATTCAAGACTTGAAGAAATAA
- the dinB gene encoding DNA polymerase IV, translating to MERAIVHMDLDTFFVSCERLENSQLVGIPLIIGGGDRGVVASCSYEARTFGVRSAMPIKMALRLCPQAKVLKGDMERYSQLSHTVTQVIEDKAPVMEKASIDEFYLDITGMDKFYGSYQWTSELAQTITRETGLPISFALSINKTVSKIATGEGKPKGNLEIPSNLVQPFLNPLSVKKIPMVGDVTFQLLSRIGIRTIETLSQMPMEVLQRMIGKNGIELWKKANGIDNNPVEPYTERKSISTEDTFSQDTIDIPKLKSVLIGMVEKLGFQLRSEQWLTSTVVVKIRYSNFDTETKQCRIPYTSADHVLTRTVMDLFDKVYQRRMRLRLIGVRFSGLVRGNYQINLFEDTEEMVSLYQAMDRMKSRYGFDAVMRCAGATFKPNNKDEILKRKS from the coding sequence ATGGAAAGAGCAATTGTACATATGGACTTGGATACTTTTTTTGTGTCCTGCGAAAGATTGGAAAATTCCCAATTGGTAGGGATTCCTCTAATTATTGGTGGCGGTGATCGCGGTGTTGTAGCCTCTTGTTCCTATGAAGCCCGTACCTTTGGTGTCCGCTCGGCCATGCCTATTAAAATGGCACTTCGTCTCTGCCCACAGGCCAAGGTTTTGAAAGGCGATATGGAACGCTATTCCCAATTATCGCACACGGTTACCCAAGTGATTGAAGACAAAGCCCCCGTCATGGAAAAAGCCAGCATCGATGAATTCTATCTGGATATTACCGGTATGGATAAATTTTATGGCAGTTACCAATGGACTTCTGAACTCGCACAAACCATCACCCGTGAAACAGGACTCCCGATAAGTTTTGCCTTATCAATCAACAAGACCGTTTCCAAAATTGCAACCGGTGAAGGCAAACCCAAAGGCAACCTCGAAATACCTTCCAATTTGGTACAGCCTTTTCTCAACCCCTTATCAGTAAAAAAAATACCAATGGTCGGGGATGTTACTTTTCAGTTGTTGTCCCGAATCGGTATCCGCACCATAGAAACGCTTTCGCAAATGCCAATGGAAGTCTTACAGCGAATGATTGGCAAAAATGGTATCGAATTATGGAAAAAAGCCAATGGCATTGACAACAATCCCGTTGAACCTTATACTGAAAGAAAATCCATTTCGACAGAGGATACCTTTAGTCAAGATACCATAGATATTCCCAAATTGAAATCGGTTTTAATAGGCATGGTCGAAAAACTGGGGTTTCAGTTGCGCTCAGAGCAATGGCTCACTTCTACCGTAGTGGTTAAGATACGCTATTCCAATTTCGATACCGAAACCAAACAATGCCGAATCCCATACACTTCTGCCGACCACGTCCTTACCAGAACTGTGATGGATCTCTTTGATAAAGTGTACCAGCGCCGGATGCGCCTTCGACTCATCGGTGTCCGCTTTAGTGGATTGGTCAGGGGCAATTATCAAATTAATCTCTTTGAAGATACCGAAGAAATGGTATCGTTATACCAGGCTATGGACAGAA
- a CDS encoding nucleotidyl transferase AbiEii/AbiGii toxin family protein — protein MHYESKTDAIDGVKEGILLEVGFDTVTPNNPLTISSWAYEKAVQQGVDIIDNRAIDIACYNIGYTFVEKLQTIATKFRQEQEDKEERQNLMRQYYDVYSLIT, from the coding sequence TTGCATTATGAAAGTAAAACAGATGCCATAGACGGAGTTAAGGAAGGTATATTATTAGAGGTCGGATTTGACACCGTAACACCTAACAACCCCTTAACCATTTCTTCTTGGGCGTATGAAAAAGCAGTTCAACAAGGTGTAGATATAATCGACAATCGGGCTATAGATATTGCCTGTTATAACATTGGCTACACTTTTGTTGAAAAATTACAGACTATTGCAACCAAATTCAGGCAAGAACAGGAAGATAAAGAAGAGCGACAAAATTTAATGCGGCAATACTATGATGTCTACAGCCTTATCACATGA
- the mobC gene encoding conjugal transfer protein MobC — MQTGENEQALRKIMDMTRLISIIILSIHFYYYCYRAFSEWQLVTKFSDAILSNIYHTGLFFNFNKSKLLALLFLLISLLGAKGRKEEKMNYKTALAYFFIGLLIYFISGLSFWLSLDFIPIAVAYMGITSIGYLLMLTGGTLLSRIIKKSLDSRDIFNKENETFPQEERLLVNEYSINLPARYHLKNKIRNSWINIINPFRGLLVLGTPGSGKSYFVIRHVITQHIQKGFSMFVYDFKYDDLSKIVYNTFEKYKKNYPIAPKCYFINFDKIMHRCNPLDPQSMEDITDASESARTILLGLNREWIKRQGDFFVESPINFLSAIIWYLRRYKDGEFCTLPHVIELMQMDYDSLFTLLRAEKEIEVLINPFVNAYLNDVMEQLEGQIASAKIAMARLSSPQLYYVLSGNDFTLDINNPSAPKIVCIGNNPQKIQIYGAVLSLYVNRLVKLVNKKGKMKSSLIFDEFPTIYLNNMDGLIATARSNKVATCLGIQDFSQLRKDYGREQADVIMNITGNIISGQVTGDTSKQLSERIGKIMQDRESLSINSNDTSISRSKQLEAAVPPSKIATLSSGEFVGMVADNPDCKIELKTFHSEIINDHQALQKEEEKYMEIPSVRKLDHSIIQRNYLQIKQDILDIVHSEMERLLDDPTQSHLVIKKK; from the coding sequence ATGCAGACGGGAGAAAATGAACAGGCGCTCAGAAAGATAATGGATATGACCAGGCTCATCAGCATTATTATTTTAAGCATCCACTTTTATTATTATTGCTATAGGGCTTTCTCTGAGTGGCAACTGGTTACTAAATTTAGTGATGCCATTTTAAGCAATATTTATCACACGGGCTTGTTTTTTAACTTTAATAAATCCAAACTCCTTGCTTTGCTCTTTTTACTGATTTCCCTTTTGGGAGCAAAAGGACGAAAAGAGGAAAAAATGAATTATAAAACAGCTCTTGCCTACTTTTTTATTGGCTTATTAATTTACTTTATTAGCGGTCTTTCGTTTTGGCTATCTTTAGATTTTATTCCAATTGCAGTGGCATATATGGGAATAACTTCTATTGGTTATCTCTTGATGCTCACCGGGGGTACCCTTCTATCCCGTATCATAAAAAAAAGCTTGGATAGCCGGGACATCTTCAACAAAGAAAACGAAACTTTCCCTCAGGAAGAAAGGCTATTGGTAAACGAATATTCTATTAATTTACCAGCCCGTTATCATCTAAAAAACAAAATCAGAAACAGCTGGATCAATATTATCAATCCCTTTCGGGGATTATTGGTATTGGGAACGCCCGGCTCAGGGAAGTCGTATTTCGTTATTCGTCATGTGATTACCCAACACATCCAAAAAGGCTTCAGCATGTTTGTCTATGATTTTAAGTATGATGATCTCTCCAAAATTGTCTACAATACCTTTGAGAAATACAAAAAGAATTATCCTATTGCTCCAAAATGCTATTTTATCAATTTTGACAAGATTATGCACCGTTGCAATCCCCTCGACCCTCAAAGTATGGAAGACATTACCGATGCTTCGGAATCGGCACGAACCATTTTATTAGGACTCAACCGCGAATGGATCAAACGCCAAGGTGATTTTTTTGTGGAATCACCCATTAATTTTTTGTCAGCCATCATATGGTATTTGAGGCGTTATAAAGATGGAGAATTTTGTACCCTGCCTCATGTCATTGAACTCATGCAGATGGATTACGACAGTCTCTTTACGCTGCTTAGGGCCGAAAAGGAAATCGAGGTACTGATCAATCCTTTTGTAAATGCCTATCTCAATGATGTAATGGAACAGCTTGAAGGACAAATCGCTTCCGCTAAAATAGCCATGGCACGGCTCTCCTCCCCTCAATTATATTATGTGCTCTCGGGAAATGACTTTACTTTGGACATTAACAATCCGTCAGCCCCAAAGATCGTCTGCATAGGTAACAACCCACAGAAAATACAAATCTATGGTGCAGTGTTATCGCTTTATGTAAATAGGCTTGTAAAGCTGGTCAACAAAAAAGGAAAAATGAAATCCAGCCTGATCTTTGATGAATTCCCAACTATTTATCTCAACAATATGGACGGCTTAATTGCAACCGCCCGAAGCAATAAAGTGGCAACCTGCCTAGGCATACAGGATTTTAGCCAATTGCGTAAAGACTATGGACGCGAACAGGCCGATGTGATTATGAACATAACTGGCAATATCATTAGCGGGCAGGTAACCGGAGATACTTCCAAACAGCTATCGGAACGCATAGGTAAAATCATGCAGGACCGTGAAAGCCTTTCTATTAATAGCAATGACACCTCCATTAGTCGTTCCAAACAGCTCGAAGCTGCCGTACCCCCTTCCAAAATAGCCACGCTAAGTTCTGGCGAATTTGTAGGGATGGTTGCCGATAACCCCGACTGCAAAATCGAACTCAAAACCTTCCACTCAGAAATCATAAACGATCATCAGGCACTCCAAAAAGAAGAAGAAAAGTATATGGAAATACCCTCTGTGCGCAAACTTGACCATTCAATCATCCAACGGAATTACCTACAGATTAAACAAGATATCCTCGATATTGTTCATTCCGAAATGGAACGCTTACTCGATGATCCAACACAATCGCATTTGGTCATTAAAAAAAAATAA
- a CDS encoding helix-turn-helix domain-containing protein, giving the protein MSEIVRIDTVKEYNRLVGIETLHPLISIVDFQKAEPFCYFRAQMGVYCIFLKDIKCGNITYGINDYDYEEGTLIFISPGQVYGIASEEKQRGFGKALIFHPDLIHGTALGKNIKEYSFFSYEVNEALHLSARERVIINDCLDKIEYELNHAIDNHSKTLIVSYIELFLNYCKRFYERQFITRSNVNKDVLTRFEKVLDDYFNSDLPMTAGLPTVKYFAEKLYLSSNYLGDLLKKETGKSAQEHIQLRLIELAKEKMYEPGKSISEIAYELGFKYPQHFTRMFKKEVGITPLEYRSLN; this is encoded by the coding sequence ATGTCAGAAATAGTTAGAATAGATACTGTAAAAGAATACAATCGGTTAGTAGGAATAGAAACGCTTCATCCTTTGATAAGTATTGTTGATTTTCAAAAAGCGGAACCCTTTTGTTATTTTAGAGCACAGATGGGAGTTTATTGTATTTTTTTGAAAGATATTAAATGCGGAAATATAACTTATGGCATTAATGATTATGATTATGAAGAGGGCACACTGATTTTTATCTCACCCGGACAGGTTTATGGTATAGCATCAGAAGAAAAGCAACGAGGCTTTGGAAAAGCTTTAATTTTTCATCCTGATTTAATACACGGAACAGCATTAGGAAAAAACATTAAAGAATATTCTTTTTTCTCCTATGAAGTAAATGAAGCATTGCATTTATCAGCTCGTGAAAGAGTTATTATCAATGACTGTTTAGATAAAATAGAATATGAACTGAATCACGCCATAGATAATCATAGTAAAACTTTAATAGTTTCCTATATTGAGTTATTTTTAAATTATTGTAAACGATTTTATGAACGACAATTTATCACTCGAAGCAATGTCAATAAAGATGTATTAACCCGATTTGAAAAAGTATTAGACGATTATTTTAATTCAGATTTACCAATGACTGCCGGTTTACCAACCGTAAAATACTTTGCTGAAAAATTATATTTGTCTTCCAATTATCTTGGCGATCTTTTAAAAAAAGAAACCGGAAAATCAGCTCAAGAGCATATTCAATTACGATTGATTGAATTGGCAAAGGAGAAAATGTACGAACCTGGTAAATCGATTAGTGAAATAGCTTATGAATTAGGATTTAAATATCCCCAACATTTTACCCGAATGTTTAAAAAAGAGGTTGGAATAACTCCTTTAGAATATCGAAGTTTAAATTAA